TCGCGCAGGCAGGCGAGAGCAAGACCATATCACCGGGCTTCACGCGTCCGGCGATGACTTTCATCGCCTCTTCCATCGTTTCCATGCGCTCGGAAACGTCAGGGCGCAGCGCCGCCAGCGCGTCGCCATCGCGGCCAAAGCAATACAGACGCACGCGATCGCCCGTCAGGTAATGCGCGAGCGGAGAGAAATCAGCGGATTTGCCGTCGCCGCCCAGCAGCAAATGCAGCGTGCCGTCGAGATGCAGGCCATTGAGCGCCGCCTCAGTGCTGCCGACGTTGGTGGCTTTGGAATCGTTAATCCAGCGTACGCCGTTATGCTCATAAGCGAGCTGGAAACGGTGCGCCAGACCGCCAAACGTCGTGAGCGCTTTCAGGCTGCTGGCGCGCGGCAAGCCCGCGACATCCGCCAGCGCCAGCGCCGCCAGGGCGTTGGTGTAGTTATGCTGGCCTACGAGCTTCATCTCTTTCACGTTGAGGACTTTCTCGCCCCGCACGCGCAGCCAGATTTCGCCCTGTTGACGGTTAAGGTGATAATCCCCGACATCAATACCGAAGCTCACGCAGCGCTCGTCGGCGCCGCGAACCGGCATAGTCAGCGCGTCGTCGGCGTTCACCACGCACACCGTCGCGTTTTCATAAATCCGTAACTTCGCCGCACGATACTGCTGCAACCCGAGCGGATAACGATCCATATGATCTTCGGTGACGTTAAGAATGGTCGCAGCGGCGGCCTTCAGGCTAAAGGTGGTTTCGAGCTGGAAGCTTGAAAGCTCAAGCACATACAGCTCGCGCCCCTCTTCCAGCAGCATCAGCGCGGGCAGGCCGATATTGCCGCCGACGCCGACATTAACACCCGCCGCTTTCGCCATTTCACCGACCAGCGTCGTCACGGTGCTTTTACCGTTCGATCCGGTAATGGCGACGATCGGTGCCTGCGCTTCGCGGCAAAACAGTTCGATATCGCCGACAATCTCAACGCCCGCTTCCGCCGCCGCACTCAGCGCCGGATGCGCGAGCGCAATGCCTGGGCTTGCGACAATCAGATCGGCGTTCATTAGCCAGTTTTCGTTGAGCGAGCCGAGATGGCGCTCCACCTCTTCCGGCAGCTTATCCAGCCCCGGCGGGGAGATTCGGGTATCCATCACACGCGGCGTCACGCCGCGCGCCAGGAAAAAGTCCACGCAGGAAAGGCCGGTTAACCCAAGCCCGATGATGACGACTTTTTTACCCTGATAATCTGCCATGTTTAACGTACCTTAAGCGTAGCCAGGCCAATCAGCACCAGCATCAGCGAAATCACCCAGAAGCGCACGATCACGCGCGGCTCCGGCCAGCCTTTCAGTTCATAGTGGTGATGGATAGGCGCCATGCGGAAAATGCGCTGTCCGCGCAGCTTAAAGGAGCCGACCTGCAGGATGA
The genomic region above belongs to Cronobacter malonaticus LMG 23826 and contains:
- the murD gene encoding UDP-N-acetylmuramoyl-L-alanine--D-glutamate ligase codes for the protein MADYQGKKVVIIGLGLTGLSCVDFFLARGVTPRVMDTRISPPGLDKLPEEVERHLGSLNENWLMNADLIVASPGIALAHPALSAAAEAGVEIVGDIELFCREAQAPIVAITGSNGKSTVTTLVGEMAKAAGVNVGVGGNIGLPALMLLEEGRELYVLELSSFQLETTFSLKAAAATILNVTEDHMDRYPLGLQQYRAAKLRIYENATVCVVNADDALTMPVRGADERCVSFGIDVGDYHLNRQQGEIWLRVRGEKVLNVKEMKLVGQHNYTNALAALALADVAGLPRASSLKALTTFGGLAHRFQLAYEHNGVRWINDSKATNVGSTEAALNGLHLDGTLHLLLGGDGKSADFSPLAHYLTGDRVRLYCFGRDGDALAALRPDVSERMETMEEAMKVIAGRVKPGDMVLLSPACASLDQFKNFEQRGDVFTRLAKELG